The Haematobia irritans isolate KBUSLIRL chromosome 1, ASM5000362v1, whole genome shotgun sequence DNA segment tgggggctatatataattatggatcgatgtggacgaatttttgcatggttgttagagatcatatgctgacaccatgtaccaaatttcagtcggatcggatgaaacttgcttctcttagaggctctgcaagccaaatctggggatcggtttatatgggggctatatataattatggatcgatgtggacgaatttttgcatggttgttagagatcatatgctgacaccatgtaccaaatttcagccggatcggatgaaatttgcttctcttagaagctccgcaagccaaatctggggatcggtttatatgggggctatatataattatagaccgatgtggaccaattttggcatgattgttagagatcaaatggtgacaccatgtaccaaatttcagctgcgtcgcatgaaatttgcttctcttagaggctctgcaagccaaatcgggggatgggtttatatgggggctatatataattatggatcgatgtggacgaatttttgcatggttgttagagatcatatgctgacaccatgtaccaaatttcagccggatcggatgaaatttgcttttcttagaggctctgcaagccaaatctggggatcgggttatatgggggctataaataattatggaccgatgtggaccaattttggcatggttgttagataccatatactaacaccatgtaccaaatttcagccggatcggatgaaatttgcttttcttagaggctctgcaagccaaatctggggatcggtttatatgggggctatatataattatggaccgatgtggaccaattttggcatggttgttagataccatatactaacaccatgtaccaaatttcagccggatcggatgaaatttgattctcttagaggcttcgcaagccaaatctgtggatcggtttatatatgggggctatatataatcatggaccgatgtggaccaattttggcatcgttgttagataccatatactaacaccatgtaccaaatttcagctggatcggatgaaatacgcttctgttagaggctccccaagccaaatctgagggtccgtttatatggtggctatacgtaaaagtggaccgatatggcccatttgcaataccatccgacctacatcaataacaactacttgtgccaagtttcaagtcgatagcttgtttcgttcggaagttagcgtgatttcaacagacggacggacggacggacatgcttagatcgactcagaatttcaccacgacccagaatatatatactttatgggttcttagagcaatatttcgaaggtgttacaaacggaatgacaaagttaatataccccccatcctatggtggagggtataaaaatgctgaaaaagctaaaaattgaaatttgcttcctagagaattgtgtcttgaaagtatccttacttgtattctccgcttctttggctcggaatcaataccaaaatttttaaagtaaaaacaaaatctttggaaccgggcatacttTTTTCAGGTTACTTGAGCCAAGcttcaagtggatagcttgtttcgtttggaaattagtttgattttaacagacggatggCAGGACATTGCTAGATGTGTTAcattccatcctatggtggagggcataaaaatgaaaaaaaaacatgaggttttattttaatgcattacatatcagccaccaatGATAAGAGAAAAATCCGCCACCTACGGCATCACgatggagtgaatagtctaatCTAACCTGATCTACCTAATTTGTTGACCAGATTTCGgaataagaaaatttcttattaaatagcatatttcattcattttaggATTTCTTCAGGATTTCATAGTGATAATTTAGAATATCATATAGTAATTtcggtttaattttaattcattttcatataattttccaGAGGGAAAGCTGTTTGCATTTGCCTAATGTTGGGACGATCGGGTAGTGTGATTGGAAGTAACATTATCGGAGTACTACTTGACTCATATTGTGGTATTACGTTTGGTGTATTTTATGCCATAGTTCTAggtaagttttaatttttttgcaatttgtttttaaaaataatttttatttattctaaaTATCTTACCTATCATTTCAGTGTGTGCCGGTCTGACGATACTTTTACCCATTTAAAAAATGATCGCTTCAATTTTCTGAGAGTTTTTCGATTAAAAACAAGACCTTGATAAGCGAAGACATATTATAATGGACCTTATCAAGGCAAAGCATTTCGAACTCAATTCCAAAGCTCATATCATATATGTAAGCATTTTAGTGTTTGTAAATAGTTTAAGTTAAGTgttcaaataattttaattgttagtTTTAAGAAAAAGATTAAAGTAAGTGCGGTGAACTATTAGAGAATAATgaattatttgttaaaaaaaagctATATCTTCACCCGTgatatgtgatatggtattacTAATTAGAATTCTAGAGAATAGACGAATTTATTTTAAACTAGTTGTAGAACGAAACGATAATTCTATAAatgtatagtttatttttttttattttaagttatATTGTAGTCTACACAATAAacagaattatttttattttgaattttttcatttttttttgattttttttcgattgaaatatatttttcatattttcttttattataaGTATTAGTTGTTTTAAAACTgtaactttaaaataaataaataaataaataattgtattttattttaatattcgtATTTACAAGATATATTTCGAAATGAATGCAGATTCGACCGGCGGAAAGAGGATATGCAAAGTTCTTTTATTAGGGGGAGGCAGGTATACACACTTGCATGCTTATATCggagtgtgtgtgtatatgatttaattttttgataaatttccttttttcaCTCCTCCCCCTTAAAATGGCTCCTCGATATTTGTCATATCCATTGGATGACCCATTTGTTCCCCATCATTGGTGAAATGATTTCGCAGCATTTGCAGTAAAGGCGTCCTCTTACCAAACCTGTGAATTATACACGGTGTGTCAttagaaatttatataaaattaaaggtaataaataaaatacgttaattttttatttttataccctaaaccacatactgGTCAGGGTTTaaaaactttgatctgccacaaaatatgtgcctaccagaaatatggattttagaccccacaaaatatatatcgatcgactcagaatcacctccttggtgtccgtccgtctgtccacacaggaaaaaaagtaaactacattatgggaaaaatgaactatctcgtgcgaaaattgaactgaattaaactaacgaaaattttccgatatttttggatttttaattaccatttacgaaattcatCTTCCTCGacaagaaaaaaatgaactaaaaataaagaaaaattttaaccgccagatcattcccattttaaacACACTGTAGTTcagtcttactatttttgagaagtgtacgaaaaacttctttggttttagttagaattggactaatttgtaaaattaaaattttactgtcatttagttcataaaatttttgaaacatacttggaataaagaaaaaatcgttagactggggaaaatttcttacaaaattttaaaaatgaactaaaacaaaataaaatgtttgcaataaatattagttcatttttgcatcagttttacaacagactttttttctgtgcatgtatttgttgttcacaggattccggtcgcaattattaaccgatttgaaatttggtacagggtgttttttttgggcacaaggacgaacgctattgaatttggaagaaatcgaaccaaatttagatatattgcccgatttccaaaaatggggtcacgttgcgcttttttacaaacggatcgtcaccaaatttggcaaaaataatcttcttcatcacccttcaagtctgcaaaatttcatccaaatcggttcagatttagatatagctctcatatatatgtatcgcccgattttcccaaatttggccatgaaacccttatttatgaaccgatcttactTAAAGTTGGGTtactataatcttctatagtactaacaatatgttcaaaaaatcatcgaaatcggttcagatttagctattatAGCTATATAATCAAgaatttatatatactttatatagtcggcaatcgatatttcgatgtgttataaacggaatggcaaacttattgttacttatttgtaaaaaattaaatgtcttACCTTACTCGTGCCCTATCTCCATAATATGTATCCAAATCTTGCAGATATTTCATTGCATCAGCCATATTCGAAATATCATTATTCCGAGGTGGCCGAGAGTTATTGGCATATACATTTGCTGTTAGCAAGGCCATGACAGCTACCAAAATGAGGACTTGACGACAGGATGAGACCATGTTTGGACTGTTTTAGGGGATATAAAAAGATAAATATGGGTAAAAATTTCTTAGGATGGAAGTAtgataaaaacatattttgattt contains these protein-coding regions:
- the NPF gene encoding neuropeptide F yields the protein MVSSCRQVLILVAVMALLTANVYANNSRPPRNNDISNMADAMKYLQDLDTYYGDRARVRFGKRTPLLQMLRNHFTNDGEQMGHPMDMTNIEEPF